GAAAGCGCCGATTCTGGCCCGACTATTGTAAAATCGACACCTACCTTTTCAACGAACGAAGCGAGATTGCGAATATCCGTATCAGAAATGTTAACGCACTCGGCAAGTTCGGCTATACCGGCGTTCCCAGGAGCACAATATATCTTCTCTACAAACCTACTCTGCGCTAGTTTCCAAACTATAGCGTGCTCTCGACCTCCGCCTCCTACCACGAGAACTTTCATTATCATCCTTTCAATCGATTAATTTTTATCCATTAAAGATAATTCGTAACCTCTACCATGTCAACGGGGTTAAAAGAAAAGGATAAAAAAATTAAAGGCGATTTGGTTAAGAATTTAATCACAGAAAAACCTTTGCATAATATTTATTACCTCGAGATATAATTAAAAGCCGCTACAATTCTGATCTTAACCCTTCTTTCGCTCATCCAGCACTTGACTTTACGACCCGCACGAATTAGAATTAAAGATTATGAAAATAATAATAATCGGTTTATTCATACTCGCACTCGCGACCCTTTCTTGCCAAGAGAAAAAAACAAATACACTACCTACAACACAAGAGACACCCTCGGCACATTCTCAAAAGACTAAAGAGCAATACACACCGAAACTCCCAACTCATAAATTGCAGATAGATACCTTCTCTATAACGGTCGAAGTGGCCAAAAACAACAATGATCGCATGCGCGGCCTGATGTTCAGAACCTATCTTCCGGATACGGCTGGGATGCTCTTCATTTTTGAAGATGAACTCCCGCATTCTTTTTGGATGAAAAACACCCTTATTCCGTTATCAATAGCCTTTATCGACGCGGATTGGGTGATCACTGATATTAAATGGATGAAACCCGGGGACTTATCTAGCCACTATCCATCTAAACCGGTGCTTTACGCCCTCGAGATGAAGCGTGGCTGGTTCTCCAGCCGTGGTATTAAACCAGGCGACAAAGTTAAATTTTCCAATTAGGAGGACGATTTGCGAATAATCGAACATCCAATTCTTACATTTAAAAGAGGCAAAAAAGTAACTTTCACCTGTGATGGCATGCCCTTAGAAGGTTTCGAGGGCGAACCTGTCGCTGCTGCACTTCACGATGCGGGTATCACAACGCTCAGTTATTCTCTGCGACATAAAAGGCCTCGAGGATTTTATTGCGCCATCGGACACTGTAGCAGTTGTCTCATGGAGGTTAATGGCAGACCCAACGTGCGTGTCTGCACAGAACCGCTTTGCGAGGGGATGGTCGTTAAAACACAAGAGGGAAAGGGGGTGTTGAAATGATTCGTGAATGCGACGTGCTCATCATCGGCGGAGGACCGGCGGGGTTAGCAGCTGCCAATGAAACGGTCAAAGCGGGGTGTAAAACCATCCTGCTCGATGACGCCTTCAAACCCGGTGGACAGCTTGTTAAA
The sequence above is drawn from the bacterium genome and encodes:
- a CDS encoding DUF192 domain-containing protein, producing the protein MKIIIIGLFILALATLSCQEKKTNTLPTTQETPSAHSQKTKEQYTPKLPTHKLQIDTFSITVEVAKNNNDRMRGLMFRTYLPDTAGMLFIFEDELPHSFWMKNTLIPLSIAFIDADWVITDIKWMKPGDLSSHYPSKPVLYALEMKRGWFSSRGIKPGDKVKFSN
- a CDS encoding (2Fe-2S)-binding protein, producing MRIIEHPILTFKRGKKVTFTCDGMPLEGFEGEPVAAALHDAGITTLSYSLRHKRPRGFYCAIGHCSSCLMEVNGRPNVRVCTEPLCEGMVVKTQEGKGVLK